A region of the Corynebacterium renale genome:
CAGGTGCTCGGCCGACTGCTGAAACACTTCCTTGACATGGTCAGCATAATTGCGCCCGATAGCAACCACCTTGCTGGGAAGCATCGGAGCTAAGAGGCGAACCTGGTCAAGGGACCATTCCTTGCCGGTGAAATTCGGCGCCGTGAATGGGGTGGCCTCAATCTGTTTGACGGTCTCGCCTTCGACGACGGCAAACGTCATTCCTTCTGGGGTAGCTACTCTGGCAAATCGCATAACGGACATACTACTAGGAATTAAAAAGGCGGATGCTACGCATCAACGTAACATCCGCCTGCCTATGTAGTGTAGGGCTTTAGGCCTTCAGCGCCGCGGCGATGCGATCGCCAACTTCGGAGGTCTTGACCTCACCAGTGCGGCTGGCAACATCGTCTGCAACAACCTTTTCGATGCGTGCCGCATTCTCCTCATCGCCGAGGTGACGCAGTAGCATCGCTGCCGACAGAATGGTCGCGGTTGGGTCAGCGATGCCCTTGCCAGCAATATCTGGTGCCGAACCATGCACCGGTTCGAACATCGACGGGTTAACCCCGGAGGCATCAATATTGCCCGACGCTGCCAGGCCGATACCACCAGTGACGGCACCTGCCAGGTCCGTGAGAATATCGCCGAACAGGTTATCGGTGACGATCACGTCATAGCGGCCTGGGTCGGTGACCATGTAGATAGTCGCAGCATCGATGTGGTTGTAATCCACCGTGACCTCTGGGTATTCCTGAGCCACTTCGTCTACGGTGCGCTGCCACAATCCGCCGGCGTTCACCAGCACATTGGTCTTGTGGACCAAGGTCACGTGCTTGCGGCGAGTCATCGCACGATCGAACGCATCGCGCACAACGCGCTCCACGCCGTAACGAGTATTCTGCGAAACCTCACACGCCACTTCGTGCGGAGTGTTCTCACGCAGCAGACCACCGTTGCCGGCGTACAAGCCCTCGGTGCCTTCGCGAACCACAACGAAGTCGATCTCACCCGGGTTCGCCAGCGGAGACGTGGCGGTTGGGTACAACTTCGACGGCCGCAGATTCACGTGGTGATCCAACGCGAAACGCATCTTCAGCAGCAGCCCGCGTTCGAGGACACCCGGGGGAACCTCCCCTGGGGCACCGATCGCACCGAGGAGAATTGCATCGTGTTCGCGTAGGGAGGCGAGGTCGTCGTCGGTAAGCAACTCACCATTACGCAGGTAACGGCAGGCACCGAGGTCATACTCAGTGGTCTCAATGTCGTCGCGGACCGCGTGCAATACCTTGAGGGCTTCGGCAACGACCTCTGGGCCGATGCCGTCGCCACCAATGACAGCAAGTTTCATGTAGTTCTTCCTTCGCCTCTTAATCCAGGTTCAGCTGCAGGGCCTTGGCGTTCAAGGACTCCTCAATCTGAGCCACAAGCTCATCCTCAACAGGCTGGCCAACGCGCAGGATCAGGACAGCACCCTCACCATCAGTGGTCTGGGTCAAAGCAGCAGCCTCAATGTTGATGCCCGCGTTACCCAGCTGGGTGCCAACCTTGCCCAGAGCACCTGGGACGTCGGTGTACTCGAGGAAGAGGGTACGGCCCTCAGCACGCATATCCACACCGCGGTCGTTGATACGAACAATCTTCTCCACGCGATCCAGGCCGGTCAGCGCACCAATGACGGAAACCTGCTGGCCATCAGCGCCGATGATACGAACCTCAAGCGCGGAGCGGTGGTTCACAGCCTCGGTGCGGGTCTTGGTCTCCAGCTTGACGCCACGCTCCTGCGCGATACGAGGCGCGTTCACGAAGGTCACTGGAACCTGGGTCACACCGGAGAACAGGCCGCGCAGAGCGGACAAGCCAAGGCCCTCAATGTTCTCCGTGGAGAGCTCACCGCGAGCCTCCACCACGACGGTATCTGCACCGGAGCGCAGCAGACGGCCAGCGAGCAGACCTAGCTTGCGTGCCAGATCCATCCATGCAGCAACCTCTTCGCCAACCTTGCCGCCAGACACGTTTACAGCGTCTGGGACGAACTCGCCAGCAAGCGCCTTGAGCACAGACTCGGCGACGTCGGTACCAGCACGGTCCTGAGCTTCCTCGGTAGAAGCACCCAAGTGTGGGGTTACAACAGTCTCTGGGCGGCCGAACAGTGGCGAATCAGTGCACGGCTCGGTGGAGTAGACGTCGAAACCAGCGCCACGGATGTGGCCGGATTCGATGGCGTCTGCCAGCGCCTGCTCGTCGACAAGCCCACCGCGAGCGGCGTTGATGATAATCTGGCCCTTCTTCGACTTCGCCAGCAGCTCCGCGTTGAACATGCCTGCAGTCTCAGAAGTCTTTGGCAGGTGAATCGTCACGAAGTCCGACACAGCCATGAGCTCTTCCAGCTCAACGAGCTCAACACCGAGCTGGGCAGCACGAGCCGGGTTAGCGTAAGGATCGTATGCAACGATCTTGGCGACGTCGAAAGCCGTCAGACGCTGCGCGAACAGCTGACCAATGTGGCCGAAACCGACGATACCGACGGTCTTGTTGAAAATTTCAACGCCCTTGAACGAGGAACGCTTCCACTCCCCCTCACGAAGGGTCTTGTCGGCGGAAGGAATCTGGCGAGCAGTCGACAGCAGCAGGGCGATAGCGTGCTCACATGCTGAGTGAATGTTCGACGTCGGTGCGTTAGCCACCATGACACCGCGCTCAGTAGCGGTCTCAATATCAACGTTGTCCAAGCCAACACCAGCGCGGCCAACAATCTTCAAATTCGGTGCTGCCTCAAGCACTTCCTTGTCCACCGTGGTCGCCGAACGCACCAGAAGTGCGTCCGCGTCCTTCACGGCTTCGAGAAGTTCAGGGCGGTTAGGGCCATCAACCCAGCGCACCTCGACAGAATCGCCGAGCGCATCGACGGTGGATTGGGAAAGCTTGTCTGCAATGAGAACGACCGGGCGGCTCACGAACACTCCTTGTAAATACGGTAGAAACTACAATTACCGAAATTGTAGCCCCTGCCACCCGATTATGTCCGATTTACCCCCAGAATTTTATTACTGGTAAGAAACGAACCACGGACGAGGATCAATCGCCCACGTCTGCTCCGGCGTAAACGTCGGAGTGTCTTCATCAATAAAATTCTTCCACGCCATGAACCAGCCTGGACCCAAATCCTGGCGCAGCACATTCCACGTATCGAACTTCTGCTCCGGGACACCGTGGCCGTCCGCGTGCAAAACAAACGCCAACTCGGGGTGCGCCGTATTAAT
Encoded here:
- a CDS encoding 3-isopropylmalate dehydrogenase, with translation MKLAVIGGDGIGPEVVAEALKVLHAVRDDIETTEYDLGACRYLRNGELLTDDDLASLREHDAILLGAIGAPGEVPPGVLERGLLLKMRFALDHHVNLRPSKLYPTATSPLANPGEIDFVVVREGTEGLYAGNGGLLRENTPHEVACEVSQNTRYGVERVVRDAFDRAMTRRKHVTLVHKTNVLVNAGGLWQRTVDEVAQEYPEVTVDYNHIDAATIYMVTDPGRYDVIVTDNLFGDILTDLAGAVTGGIGLAASGNIDASGVNPSMFEPVHGSAPDIAGKGIADPTATILSAAMLLRHLGDEENAARIEKVVADDVASRTGEVKTSEVGDRIAAALKA
- the serA gene encoding phosphoglycerate dehydrogenase, with the protein product MSRPVVLIADKLSQSTVDALGDSVEVRWVDGPNRPELLEAVKDADALLVRSATTVDKEVLEAAPNLKIVGRAGVGLDNVDIETATERGVMVANAPTSNIHSACEHAIALLLSTARQIPSADKTLREGEWKRSSFKGVEIFNKTVGIVGFGHIGQLFAQRLTAFDVAKIVAYDPYANPARAAQLGVELVELEELMAVSDFVTIHLPKTSETAGMFNAELLAKSKKGQIIINAARGGLVDEQALADAIESGHIRGAGFDVYSTEPCTDSPLFGRPETVVTPHLGASTEEAQDRAGTDVAESVLKALAGEFVPDAVNVSGGKVGEEVAAWMDLARKLGLLAGRLLRSGADTVVVEARGELSTENIEGLGLSALRGLFSGVTQVPVTFVNAPRIAQERGVKLETKTRTEAVNHRSALEVRIIGADGQQVSVIGALTGLDRVEKIVRINDRGVDMRAEGRTLFLEYTDVPGALGKVGTQLGNAGINIEAAALTQTTDGEGAVLILRVGQPVEDELVAQIEESLNAKALQLNLD